Proteins from a genomic interval of Vicinamibacterales bacterium:
- a CDS encoding ATP-binding cassette domain-containing protein produces the protein MIALTIDVTLRQQSFELQVRDTSAVEVLGIFGPSGSGKTSLLEAIAGIRTPDAGEIRVGERVLFSSSSRLNVPARDRHIGYVPQDALLFPHLDVSGNIDYGIRHADTASRDRRGALVDILDLSTLLERRVQKLSGGEKQRVAIARALMTRPAVLLLDEPLAGVDRARRDRILPYVLRIRRDLHVPLVYVTHDETELNAIADRVLQLDAGLVVAAGPPSATARQAR, from the coding sequence ATGATCGCCCTGACCATCGACGTCACGCTTCGGCAGCAGTCGTTCGAGTTGCAGGTCCGCGACACCTCGGCGGTGGAAGTGCTGGGCATCTTCGGGCCGTCGGGGAGCGGCAAGACCTCGCTGCTCGAGGCCATCGCCGGCATCCGGACGCCCGATGCGGGCGAGATTCGCGTCGGCGAGCGCGTGTTGTTCTCGTCGTCGTCGCGCCTCAACGTGCCGGCTCGCGACCGCCACATCGGCTACGTGCCGCAAGACGCGCTGTTGTTTCCCCATCTCGATGTCTCAGGAAACATCGATTATGGGATCCGCCACGCCGACACGGCGAGCCGCGACCGCCGCGGCGCGCTCGTTGACATTCTCGATCTCTCGACGCTGCTCGAGCGCCGCGTGCAGAAGCTGTCGGGTGGGGAAAAGCAGCGCGTGGCGATTGCCCGCGCGTTGATGACCCGGCCGGCGGTGTTGCTCCTGGATGAGCCGCTGGCCGGCGTCGATCGCGCCCGGCGCGACCGCATCCTGCCCTACGTGCTGCGCATTCGCCGCGACCTGCACGTCCCGCTCGTCTACGTCACCCACGACGAGACCGAGCTGAACGCGATTGCGGATCGCGTGCTGCAGCTCGACGCTGGCTTGGTGGTGGCGGCGGGTCCGCCGTCGGCAACCGCACGGCAGGCGCGCTAG
- a CDS encoding aminopeptidase, whose product MTSTIDLELEPGARNAIRVCLNVQPHERVTVVADRECADIAASLVHEIEAVGAPYRAFILEDVATRPLVDLPAVIAADMEHSQVSILAVHVQRNELKSRMQLTDIVNRRRMRHGHMVNINRQMMLEGMRADFHKVDVLSSKVIDIVRHARRVRATTRGGSDFVADLNPNYRWVKTSGLISPDKWGNLPGGEVFTTPGNVDGTLVIDGVVGDFLCEKFGSLAGAPLTLRVKDNRLVEAFSENKELENDFWAYTHTDENSDRVGEFAIGTNIELKQVIGHILQDEKFPGIHIAFGNPYGVHTGADWFSSTHIDVVATRFDIWVDDRQIMDDGKFLID is encoded by the coding sequence ATGACCTCGACGATTGACCTCGAGCTCGAGCCGGGCGCCCGCAACGCCATTCGCGTCTGCCTCAACGTGCAGCCGCACGAGCGGGTGACCGTGGTCGCCGATCGCGAGTGCGCCGACATCGCCGCCAGCCTGGTGCACGAGATCGAGGCCGTCGGCGCGCCCTACCGGGCGTTCATCCTCGAAGACGTCGCCACCCGCCCGCTGGTCGATCTGCCGGCGGTGATTGCCGCCGACATGGAGCACAGCCAGGTCAGCATCCTCGCGGTCCACGTGCAGCGCAACGAGCTGAAGTCGCGCATGCAGCTCACCGACATCGTCAATCGCCGCCGGATGCGCCATGGCCACATGGTGAACATCAACCGGCAGATGATGCTCGAGGGCATGCGCGCCGACTTCCACAAGGTCGACGTGCTCAGCTCGAAGGTCATCGACATCGTCCGCCACGCCAGGCGCGTGCGCGCCACCACCAGGGGCGGCAGCGACTTCGTCGCCGACCTCAACCCCAACTATCGATGGGTCAAGACCAGCGGCCTGATCAGCCCCGACAAGTGGGGCAACCTGCCGGGCGGCGAGGTGTTCACGACCCCGGGCAACGTCGACGGCACGCTGGTGATCGACGGCGTCGTCGGCGACTTCCTGTGCGAGAAGTTCGGCAGCCTGGCCGGGGCGCCGTTGACGCTGCGCGTGAAAGACAACCGGCTGGTCGAGGCGTTCAGCGAGAACAAGGAGCTCGAGAACGACTTCTGGGCCTACACGCACACCGACGAGAACTCGGACCGCGTCGGCGAGTTCGCCATCGGCACCAACATCGAGCTCAAGCAGGTGATCGGCCACATCCTGCAGGACGAGAAGTTCCCCGGCATCCACATCGCCTTCGGCAACCCCTACGGCGTGCACACCGGCGCCGACTGGTTCTCGTCCACGCACATCGACGTGGTGGCCACCCGCTTCGACATCTGGGTGGACGACCGCCAGATCATGGACGATGGGAAATTCCTGATCGACTAG